Proteins co-encoded in one Deinococcus carri genomic window:
- a CDS encoding GNAT family N-acetyltransferase, whose product MNVTPLALHHAPLLHTLYAAAPGYFELLGTRVPSPREVERDVEIALLDPRRRLELLFDAAGELVGSLDCKLDYPEAGDLTINLLLIREDRQSQGLGRQAVRDLEARLPPGTGRILASVLGNNPRGARFWERLGYTFARDARPVMTWYAKPVGTLPVQAGEKTDLGTVSLVRH is encoded by the coding sequence TTGAACGTCACGCCGCTGGCGCTTCACCACGCGCCGCTGCTCCACACGCTGTACGCCGCTGCACCGGGCTATTTCGAGCTGCTCGGCACCCGTGTCCCCAGCCCCCGCGAGGTCGAGCGCGACGTGGAGATCGCGCTGCTCGACCCCCGCCGCCGCCTGGAACTCCTGTTCGACGCCGCCGGGGAACTGGTGGGCAGCCTCGACTGCAAGCTCGACTACCCCGAGGCCGGCGACCTGACCATCAACCTGCTGCTGATCCGCGAGGACCGGCAGTCGCAGGGGCTGGGGCGGCAGGCCGTGCGCGACCTCGAAGCCCGCCTGCCCCCCGGCACGGGCCGCATCCTCGCCAGCGTGCTGGGCAACAACCCCCGCGGTGCCCGGTTCTGGGAACGCCTGGGCTACACCTTCGCCCGCGACGCCCGCCCCGTCATGACCTGGTACGCCAAGCCGGTGGGCACCCTGCCCGTCCAGGCGGGCGAGAAGACAGACCTCGGGACGGTCAGCCTCGTCAGGCATTAG
- the purK gene encoding 5-(carboxyamino)imidazole ribonucleotide synthase, translated as MTPSSLIPHPSSLSLGILGGGQLAQMLALAALPLGVKVVVLEPDPQAPARLCAEHLQAGYTDPAGLARLAACDAVTLEFENVPVEALAALEGRVPVRPGGALLARSKHRAREKEALRAAGVQTAPFVPLEHEADLTGALEAVGGRGILKTSQLGYDGKGQARVDSEAQLRAAWDTLGRVPCVLEGLISFEREVSLAVARNAAGAVAFGPLVENTHRQGILRTSVFPAAAPEGTTARAREMARAVAEAWGLEGLLTLEFFQLPGGELLVNEVAPRVHNSGHLTQDGGGLSQFEAQVRAVLGLPLADWAPLHPTAMVNIIGTADGREPDWAGIDALPGTRLHLYHKASRPGRKLGHVNLVAPDRETLRARLARLEALIP; from the coding sequence ATGACCCCCTCATCCCTCATCCCTCATCCCTCATCCCTCTCCCTCGGCATCCTCGGCGGCGGCCAGCTCGCCCAGATGCTCGCCCTGGCCGCCCTGCCGCTGGGCGTGAAGGTCGTGGTGCTGGAACCCGACCCGCAGGCCCCCGCGCGGCTGTGCGCCGAGCATCTCCAGGCTGGGTACACCGACCCCGCCGGGCTGGCACGCCTCGCAGCCTGCGACGCCGTGACCCTGGAGTTCGAGAACGTGCCGGTCGAGGCCCTCGCGGCGCTGGAAGGGCGGGTGCCGGTGCGCCCTGGCGGTGCCCTGCTGGCCCGCAGCAAGCACCGGGCGCGCGAGAAGGAGGCGTTGCGCGCGGCCGGCGTGCAGACGGCCCCCTTCGTGCCCCTCGAACACGAGGCGGACCTGACGGGGGCGCTGGAGGCGGTGGGCGGGCGCGGCATCCTCAAGACCAGCCAACTGGGCTACGACGGCAAGGGCCAGGCGCGCGTGGACAGCGAGGCGCAGTTGCGCGCCGCCTGGGACACCCTGGGCCGCGTGCCCTGCGTGCTGGAGGGCCTCATTTCCTTCGAGCGCGAGGTGAGCCTGGCGGTGGCCCGGAATGCGGCGGGCGCGGTGGCCTTCGGGCCGCTGGTCGAGAATACGCACCGCCAGGGCATCCTCCGCACCAGTGTTTTTCCCGCCGCCGCGCCGGAGGGCACCACCGCCCGCGCCCGCGAGATGGCCCGCGCCGTCGCGGAAGCGTGGGGGCTGGAAGGCCTGCTCACGCTGGAGTTCTTCCAGTTGCCAGGCGGCGAGCTGCTGGTCAACGAGGTCGCCCCGCGCGTCCACAACAGCGGGCACCTCACGCAGGATGGCGGGGGCCTCAGCCAGTTCGAGGCGCAGGTGCGCGCGGTGCTGGGCCTGCCGCTGGCCGACTGGGCACCGCTGCACCCCACTGCGATGGTGAACATCATCGGGACCGCAGATGGGCGGGAACCCGACTGGGCCGGCATCGACGCCCTGCCCGGCACCCGGCTGCACCTCTACCACAAGGCCTCCCGTCCGGGGCGCAAGCTGGGGCACGTGAACCTCGTCGCGCCGGACCGGGAGACGCTGCGGGCGCGGCTGGCGCGGCTGGAAGCGTTGATTCCCTGA
- a CDS encoding GNAT family N-acetyltransferase, giving the protein MTAPALPDVPAEVRTPRLLLRAPRPEDAPALHAAIRASLPELRRWMVWAQNPLDLPGTVENLREAAERFAARENLRYHVWNAEGTELLGSSGYHALDWRVPKGEIGYWIASAHAGQGYATEVARALTDLALRSPEEGGLGLRRIEIRCDRCNERSARIPRALGYTLDATLVNDDVAAHDPTELRDTLVFSLTR; this is encoded by the coding sequence ATGACTGCCCCCGCCCTCCCCGACGTTCCCGCCGAGGTCCGCACTCCTCGCCTCCTCCTGCGCGCGCCGCGCCCCGAGGACGCTCCCGCCCTGCACGCCGCGATTCGGGCCTCGCTGCCCGAGTTGCGGCGGTGGATGGTGTGGGCGCAGAACCCCCTGGACCTGCCCGGCACGGTGGAGAACCTGCGGGAGGCGGCGGAACGCTTCGCGGCGCGGGAGAACCTGCGTTACCACGTCTGGAATGCGGAGGGCACCGAGCTGCTCGGCAGCAGCGGCTACCACGCCCTCGACTGGCGCGTGCCGAAGGGCGAGATCGGCTACTGGATAGCCAGCGCGCACGCGGGGCAGGGCTACGCGACCGAGGTGGCCCGCGCCCTGACCGACCTGGCCCTGCGTTCCCCGGAGGAGGGCGGCCTGGGCCTGCGCCGCATCGAGATTCGCTGTGACCGCTGCAACGAACGCAGCGCCCGTATCCCCCGCGCCCTGGGCTACACCCTGGACGCCACCCTGGTCAACGACGACGTGGCCGCCCACGACCCCACAGAACTGCGGGACACGCTGGTGTTCAGCCTCACGAGGTGA
- a CDS encoding creatininase family protein, giving the protein MRVQDMNWEQVETYLQQDDRCVLPLGCTEQHATLSLATDSLLAGRVAAEAAAPLGIPVFPVLAYGITPTFTAYPGTVSLRVTTYLALLDDLLSGLHAQGFRRILVVNGHGGNAPGQGWLGEWLSRHPDARVQWHNWWNAPRTWAAVQATDSLASHASWMENFPWTRLEGVAAPEERKPLVDLAALRQLPPGRVREMLGDGNYGGLHVRPEGDMLGIWQEAVAETRELLERGWTD; this is encoded by the coding sequence ATGCGCGTTCAGGACATGAACTGGGAACAGGTGGAAACGTACCTCCAGCAAGACGACCGCTGCGTGCTGCCGCTGGGCTGCACCGAACAGCACGCCACGCTGAGCCTCGCCACCGACAGCCTGCTGGCCGGGCGGGTGGCGGCGGAGGCGGCCGCGCCGCTGGGCATTCCAGTGTTTCCCGTCCTCGCCTACGGCATCACGCCCACCTTCACGGCGTACCCCGGCACCGTCAGTCTGCGCGTCACGACGTACCTCGCCCTGCTCGACGACCTGCTGAGCGGCCTGCATGCGCAGGGCTTCCGCCGCATCCTGGTGGTGAACGGCCACGGCGGGAACGCGCCCGGTCAGGGCTGGCTGGGCGAGTGGCTCTCGCGTCATCCGGACGCGCGGGTGCAGTGGCACAACTGGTGGAACGCGCCGCGCACCTGGGCCGCCGTGCAGGCGACCGATTCCCTCGCCAGCCACGCGAGCTGGATGGAGAACTTCCCCTGGACACGGCTGGAAGGGGTCGCCGCGCCCGAGGAACGCAAGCCGCTGGTGGACCTGGCCGCGCTCCGGCAGCTGCCCCCAGGGCGGGTGCGCGAGATGCTGGGCGACGGCAACTACGGCGGCCTGCACGTGCGGCCCGAGGGGGACATGCTGGGCATCTGGCAGGAGGCCGTGGCGGAAACGCGGGAGCTGCTGGAGCGCGGGTGGACGGACTGA
- the purE gene encoding 5-(carboxyamino)imidazole ribonucleotide mutase has protein sequence MQPVTDGQGTPRVGVVMGSRSDFDTMQGALDVLRELGVPYEVRVLSAHRTPHLLASYAARAERLNLSCIIAGAGGAAHLPGMLAAFTRVPVLGVPVQSRALGGQDSLLSIVQMPAGIPVATFAIGQAGAKNAALFAAALLATTDGAVRERLDAFRQTQTQAVLDDPFFEDHPEAGAE, from the coding sequence ATGCAGCCCGTGACCGACGGACAAGGAACGCCCCGCGTGGGCGTGGTGATGGGCAGCCGCAGCGATTTTGACACCATGCAGGGCGCGCTGGACGTGCTGCGCGAGCTGGGGGTGCCCTACGAGGTGCGGGTGCTGTCGGCCCACCGCACGCCGCACCTGCTCGCCAGCTACGCCGCCCGGGCCGAGCGCCTGAACCTGAGCTGCATCATCGCGGGGGCAGGCGGCGCGGCCCACCTGCCGGGCATGCTCGCGGCCTTCACGCGCGTGCCGGTGCTGGGCGTACCCGTCCAGTCCCGCGCCCTGGGCGGCCAGGACAGCCTCCTGAGCATCGTGCAGATGCCCGCCGGAATCCCGGTGGCGACCTTCGCCATCGGCCAGGCAGGTGCCAAAAACGCCGCCCTCTTCGCCGCCGCCCTGCTCGCCACGACGGACGGGGCCGTGCGCGAAAGGCTGGATGCCTTCCGTCAAACCCAGACCCAGGCCGTGCTCGACGACCCCTTCTTCGAGGACCACCCGGAAGCGGGAGCAGAATGA
- the argB gene encoding acetylglutamate kinase yields the protein MIVKYGGNAMKSLELRRAVAGEIAALRAGVSVVVVHGGGPVIERELAARGIASEFRQGLRVTTPEAMDVVEMALCQLNKQLSQDVGLAVGLMGRDSALLVAEVLDPALGRVGRVTGVNAALLRTLLGAGITPVVGCVAVGPDGGALNVNADTAAGAVAGALGDGIVFLTDVAGVYRAYPDPASLAPHLTRAEAEEGIHAGWIAGGMVPKVRAALDALDAGAPFAVIASGMQAGVLAAAVRGEAGTRVTP from the coding sequence GTGATCGTGAAATACGGCGGGAACGCCATGAAAAGCCTGGAGCTGCGGCGGGCGGTGGCGGGGGAAATCGCGGCGCTGCGGGCCGGGGTGTCGGTCGTGGTGGTGCATGGGGGCGGCCCCGTGATCGAGCGCGAACTCGCCGCGCGGGGCATTGCCAGCGAGTTCCGGCAGGGCCTGCGGGTGACCACGCCGGAAGCGATGGACGTGGTCGAGATGGCGCTGTGCCAGCTCAACAAGCAGCTCAGCCAGGATGTGGGCCTGGCCGTGGGCCTGATGGGGCGCGACTCGGCCCTGCTGGTCGCGGAGGTGCTGGACCCCGCGCTGGGCCGCGTCGGGCGCGTGACCGGGGTGAACGCCGCCCTGCTCCGGACGCTGCTGGGGGCGGGCATCACGCCGGTCGTGGGCTGCGTGGCGGTGGGGCCGGACGGGGGCGCGCTGAACGTGAACGCCGACACGGCCGCCGGGGCGGTCGCGGGGGCGCTGGGCGACGGCATCGTGTTCCTGACCGATGTGGCGGGCGTGTACCGCGCCTACCCCGACCCCGCCAGCCTGGCCCCCCACCTCACCCGCGCGGAGGCAGAGGAAGGCATCCACGCGGGCTGGATCGCCGGGGGCATGGTGCCCAAGGTCAGGGCTGCCCTGGACGCCCTGGACGCCGGAGCGCCCTTCGCCGTCATCGCCAGCGGGATGCAGGCGGGCGTGCTAGCGGCAGCGGTGCGCGGGGAGGCGGGAACGCGGGTCACGCCCTGA
- a CDS encoding glutamate ligase domain-containing protein yields MTAAPDYDWLYARTRAGRDRGPESARALLDRLGAPDTCFASIRVVGTNGKGSTCAMLEAGLLAAGIRAGRFTSPHLQRYEERVRVKGQELAPTRTAAFIEWAKEHAPDAAFFDLTLALAAQVFAEGGVEVAVMEAGVGGVSDATQALRNVRAVALTNVDLDHVAALGPTLRDIARDKAQAARPGVPLLTTATGEALEVVREVAAGVGAPLCTPQTHPALFALPHPPRLAGAHQQANAALAAATLRTLGHGQGVEAALNAAHPARLERFEVGGKTVLLDGAHNPHAARALAASVPRADVLLFGNLARKDTAATLAPLLAVAPLRVFTAPGDLATPPEDLAGEYGGQAIPRPPEALAHALALTPPGGTLLVTGSLYLAGTVRDLLMSS; encoded by the coding sequence ATGACCGCCGCCCCGGATTACGACTGGCTGTACGCGCGCACCCGCGCGGGCCGCGACCGGGGACCGGAGAGCGCGCGGGCGCTGCTGGACCGCCTCGGCGCACCTGACACGTGCTTCGCGTCCATCCGCGTGGTCGGCACCAACGGCAAGGGCAGCACCTGCGCGATGCTGGAAGCGGGGCTGCTGGCTGCTGGCATCCGCGCGGGCCGCTTCACCAGCCCGCACCTCCAGCGGTACGAGGAACGGGTGCGGGTGAAGGGGCAGGAGCTGGCCCCCACCCGCACCGCCGCCTTTATCGAGTGGGCCAAGGAACACGCGCCGGACGCGGCCTTTTTCGACCTTACCCTGGCCCTGGCCGCGCAGGTCTTTGCGGAGGGCGGTGTCGAGGTCGCCGTGATGGAAGCCGGGGTGGGCGGCGTCAGCGACGCCACGCAGGCGCTGAGGAACGTCCGGGCCGTCGCCCTGACCAACGTGGACCTCGACCACGTGGCCGCCCTGGGGCCGACCCTGCGCGACATCGCCCGCGACAAGGCCCAGGCCGCCCGGCCCGGCGTGCCGCTGCTGACCACGGCCACCGGGGAGGCGCTGGAGGTGGTCCGCGAGGTGGCGGCCGGGGTGGGCGCGCCCCTCTGCACGCCGCAGACGCACCCGGCCCTGTTCGCCCTCCCCCACCCGCCCCGGCTGGCGGGCGCACACCAGCAGGCGAACGCCGCGCTGGCCGCCGCCACCCTGCGCACGCTGGGCCACGGGCAGGGGGTGGAGGCCGCGCTGAATGCTGCCCACCCCGCGCGCCTGGAACGCTTCGAGGTCGGCGGGAAGACCGTCCTGCTCGACGGCGCGCACAACCCGCACGCGGCGCGCGCCCTGGCCGCCAGCGTGCCCCGCGCCGACGTGCTGCTGTTCGGCAACCTCGCCCGCAAGGACACGGCCGCGACCCTGGCCCCGCTGCTGGCCGTGGCCCCCCTGCGGGTCTTCACCGCGCCAGGTGACCTCGCCACACCCCCGGAAGACCTCGCTGGGGAGTACGGTGGGCAGGCCATCCCCCGGCCGCCGGAAGCCCTGGCCCACGCCCTGGCCCTGACCCCGCCCGGCGG